From the genome of Oncorhynchus tshawytscha isolate Ot180627B linkage group LG31, Otsh_v2.0, whole genome shotgun sequence, one region includes:
- the LOC112229561 gene encoding glutathione S-transferase A, whose translation MANNMTLLWCTFSVPCWRVMIALEEKMLQGYNQTLLDFDKEEHKSTIVMDLNPRAQLPTFKHGDCIVNESYGACMYLENQFRSQGTQMIPEGLAEQALMYQRMFEGQTFYEKLSDVVYYEYYVPQGERHDSAIKRNKDNLAIEIKLWEGYFQKMEAGSYLAGKAFSLADVLVFPTIAYSFRSGLSAERYPKLRAYYSMMKDRPSVKTTWPPHWLEDQEKPQWGDFLKEL comes from the coding sequence ATGGCCAATAACATGACACTTCTCTGGTGCACCTTCTCGGTTCCGTGCTGGCGGGTTATGATCGCTCTGGAGGAGAAAATGTTGCAGGGATACAACCAGACGCTGTTGGACTTCGATAAAGAAGAGCACAAATCTACAATAGTCATGGACCTCAACCCCCGGGCACAGCTCCCTACATTCAAACACGGGGACTGCATAGTGAACGAGTCCTATGGAGCATGCATGTATTTGGAAAACCAGTTCAGGTCCCAGGGGACCCAGATGATCCCCGAGGGTCTAGCTGAACAGGCCCTGATGTACCAACGCATGTTTGAAGGCCAAACCTTCTACGAGAAACTTAGTGATGTGGTCTACTATGAGTATTATGTCcctcagggagagagacatgactcTGCTATCAAGAGGAACAAAGATAACCTTGCAATTGAAATTAAACTGTGGGAGGGATACTTTCAGAAGATGGAGGCAGGCTCTTACCTGGCAGGAAAAGCCTTCTCGTTGGCTGATGTCCTTGTCTTCCCCACCATTGCCTACTCCTTCCGCTCTGGGCTGTCAGCAGAGCGTTACCCCAAACTGAGAGCATACTACTCTATGATGAAGGACAGACCAAGTGTCAAAACTACCTGGCCCCCACACTGGCTGGAAGACCAGGAAAAACCTCAGTGGGGTGACTTTCTCAAAGAGCTCTGA
- the lsm10 gene encoding U7 snRNA-associated Sm-like protein LSm10 isoform X1, translated as MEVSHSIRERTIAENSLVILLQGLQGEVTTVDLRDESTARGRVVNVDAFMNVRLEEVLYRDRRGRLSQLADLFITARNVRYVHIPDHVDIMETIQTQLTRIRRVRNFAGDKGGRKEYQKKKN; from the exons ATGGAGGTGTCCCATTCGATCAGGGAGCGCACCATAGCAGAGAACAGCCTAGTGATCCTTCTCCAGGGGCTTCAGGGGGAGGTGACCACCGTGGACCTGAGGGATGAAAGCACGGCGAGGGGGCGTGTGGTCAACGTGGACGCCTTCATGAACGTGCGTCTGGAGGAG GTGCTGTACCGGGACCGCCGCGGACGGCTCAGTCAGCTGGCCGATCTGTTTATCACGGCCAGGAACGTGCGCTACGTCCACATTCCCGACCACGTGGACATCATGGAGACCATACAGACCCAGCTGACCAGGATCAGACGCGTTCGCAACTTTGCCGGCGATAAAGGCGGCAGGAAGGAGTATCAAAAGAAAAAGAACTGA
- the lsm10 gene encoding U7 snRNA-associated Sm-like protein LSm10 isoform X2 gives MEVSHSIRERTIAENSLVILLQGLQGEVTTVDLRDESTARGRVVNVDAFMNVLYRDRRGRLSQLADLFITARNVRYVHIPDHVDIMETIQTQLTRIRRVRNFAGDKGGRKEYQKKKN, from the exons ATGGAGGTGTCCCATTCGATCAGGGAGCGCACCATAGCAGAGAACAGCCTAGTGATCCTTCTCCAGGGGCTTCAGGGGGAGGTGACCACCGTGGACCTGAGGGATGAAAGCACGGCGAGGGGGCGTGTGGTCAACGTGGACGCCTTCATGAAC GTGCTGTACCGGGACCGCCGCGGACGGCTCAGTCAGCTGGCCGATCTGTTTATCACGGCCAGGAACGTGCGCTACGTCCACATTCCCGACCACGTGGACATCATGGAGACCATACAGACCCAGCTGACCAGGATCAGACGCGTTCGCAACTTTGCCGGCGATAAAGGCGGCAGGAAGGAGTATCAAAAGAAAAAGAACTGA